A section of the Myxococcus virescens genome encodes:
- the hutF gene encoding formimidoylglutamate deiminase encodes MSDITVYQPELLYTGGRFHEGRGLAVSADGRILAPESVPAGARTVALPGRALLPGLVNGHSHAFQRLIRGRTEYVASGREADDFWSWREAMYRAAESLSPEDLYVASRQAFVEMALAGITTVGEFHYVHHQSDGTPYADRNTLAHAVIRAARDVGLRICLLRVGYARAGFGVAANPRQRRFIDPDVETFLGSVEALAREVRSDAAVSVGLAPHSVRAVPREWLAALAGASVRSLPVHMHVAEQPKEIEACLAEHGRRPVELLADLGLLGPSFTAVHGVHLTDEEVSLLGRAEATVCACPSTERNLGDGIVPADALVKAGARISLGSDSQATVDLLDEARQLEGHLRLSRLRRAVLDPGGGAMDGLAARLLDMATVDGARSLGLATGVLEAGAPADFFTVDLHHPSLVGALPASLLPAIVLGAEKAAVRDVVVGGREVVREGRHALAEESGRAFQVLSRGLYA; translated from the coding sequence GTGAGCGACATCACTGTCTATCAGCCGGAGCTCCTCTACACGGGCGGCCGGTTCCACGAAGGGCGCGGCCTCGCGGTGAGCGCCGATGGCCGCATCCTGGCCCCGGAATCCGTCCCCGCGGGCGCGCGCACCGTCGCGCTGCCGGGAAGGGCCTTGCTGCCGGGGCTCGTCAACGGACACTCCCACGCGTTCCAGCGGCTCATCCGCGGGCGTACGGAGTACGTGGCATCGGGCCGGGAGGCGGACGACTTCTGGAGCTGGCGCGAGGCGATGTACCGCGCCGCCGAGTCGCTGAGCCCGGAGGACCTCTACGTCGCCTCGCGGCAGGCCTTCGTGGAGATGGCGCTCGCGGGCATCACCACCGTGGGGGAGTTCCACTACGTCCACCACCAGTCCGATGGCACGCCGTACGCGGACCGCAACACGTTGGCGCACGCGGTGATTCGCGCCGCGCGGGACGTGGGGCTGCGCATCTGCCTGCTGCGCGTGGGGTACGCCCGTGCGGGCTTCGGCGTGGCGGCGAATCCGCGGCAGCGCCGCTTCATCGACCCGGACGTGGAGACGTTCCTGGGTTCGGTCGAGGCGCTGGCCCGCGAGGTGCGCTCTGACGCGGCGGTCAGCGTGGGGCTCGCGCCGCACAGCGTGCGCGCGGTGCCTCGGGAGTGGCTGGCGGCGCTCGCGGGGGCGTCCGTGCGGAGCCTGCCCGTCCACATGCACGTGGCGGAGCAGCCGAAGGAAATCGAAGCCTGTCTGGCGGAGCATGGCCGCAGGCCCGTGGAGTTGCTGGCGGACCTGGGCCTGCTGGGGCCCAGCTTCACGGCGGTCCACGGGGTGCACCTGACGGACGAGGAGGTGTCGCTGTTGGGCCGGGCCGAGGCCACGGTGTGCGCGTGTCCTTCCACGGAGCGGAACCTGGGCGACGGCATCGTTCCCGCGGATGCGCTGGTGAAGGCGGGCGCGCGCATCAGCCTGGGCTCGGACAGCCAGGCCACGGTGGACCTGCTGGATGAGGCGCGACAGCTGGAAGGGCACTTGCGGCTGTCTCGGCTGCGGCGCGCCGTGCTGGACCCGGGCGGGGGCGCCATGGATGGGCTGGCGGCGCGGCTGCTGGACATGGCCACCGTGGACGGCGCGCGGAGCCTGGGGCTCGCCACGGGCGTCCTGGAGGCGGGCGCGCCCGCGGACTTCTTCACGGTGGACCTGCACCATCCGTCGCTCGTGGGCGCCTTGCCCGCATCGCTGTTGCCCGCCATCGTGTTGGGCGCGGAGAAGGCGGCGGTGCGCGATGTGGTGGTGGGCGGACGCGAGGTCGTCCGTGAGGGCCGGCATGCGCTCGCGGAGGAGAGTGGCCGCGCGTTCCAGGTGTTGTCTCGTGGGCTGTACGCCTGA
- a CDS encoding ferritin-like domain-containing protein: protein MADKSEVARLRSLAQLDADAVGAYDAALARIPEPLVRERLNGFRIDHVRHVQDLNALIHEAGGTPLELRLDLKGTAMVGLTAMSSMMGTEAALVAMLGNEEFSNRAYDVALRFDWRPEVRALIEKHREDERRHVMWIRDAVRTRPWERARAIAEEGSEAPA from the coding sequence ATGGCCGACAAATCGGAAGTGGCCCGGCTGCGCAGCCTGGCCCAGCTCGACGCGGATGCCGTGGGTGCCTACGACGCGGCCCTGGCCCGGATTCCGGAACCGTTGGTCCGCGAGCGGCTCAATGGATTCCGAATCGACCACGTCCGGCACGTACAGGACCTGAACGCCCTCATCCACGAGGCGGGCGGGACGCCGCTGGAGCTGCGCCTGGACCTCAAGGGAACGGCGATGGTGGGCCTGACGGCGATGTCCAGCATGATGGGCACCGAGGCCGCGCTGGTGGCCATGCTCGGCAACGAGGAGTTCTCCAACCGCGCCTATGACGTCGCCCTGCGCTTCGACTGGCGCCCCGAGGTCCGGGCGCTGATCGAAAAGCACCGGGAGGACGAGCGGCGCCACGTGATGTGGATTCGCGACGCCGTCCGGACGCGTCCCTGGGAGCGGGCACGCGCCATCGCCGAGGAGGGCTCCGAAGCCCCCGCCTGA